The proteins below come from a single Chitinophaga pinensis DSM 2588 genomic window:
- a CDS encoding VWA domain-containing protein: MDDLNKWRLVLGGNESDGTGYSLSGTELQMDKTLEALYDSEKKGGLGASSPNVSRWLGDIRTFFPASVVQIMQRDALQRLNITQMLFEKEMLENVEPDVHLVATLLTLKHAIPDKTRDTARQVVKRVVDELLKKLTQPTLQAITGSLHRSIRNRRPRHNEINWHATILKNLQHYQPEYKTIIPETRIGYGRRTTSLKDVVLCLDQSGSMGSSVVYSGIFGSVMASIPAIKTRMVVFDTAVADLTEELKDPVDLLFGVQLGGGTDIQAALSYCQQIITRPADTVLVLITDLFEGGSDDKMRKRATELTAAGVQVIVLLALNDDGAPAYDHGNAQFLSNLGIPVFACTPDKFPDLMAAALSKQDINNWAAREDFILKK, from the coding sequence ATGGATGATTTAAATAAATGGCGGCTGGTACTCGGTGGTAATGAATCGGACGGTACCGGCTATTCACTCAGCGGCACAGAGCTACAGATGGATAAAACACTGGAAGCACTGTATGACAGCGAAAAGAAAGGAGGCCTTGGTGCATCTTCTCCTAATGTCAGCCGCTGGCTGGGCGATATCCGTACCTTCTTTCCGGCATCTGTTGTACAGATTATGCAACGTGATGCCTTACAACGTCTGAACATTACACAGATGTTGTTTGAAAAGGAAATGCTGGAAAATGTAGAACCGGATGTACATCTGGTGGCTACATTATTGACACTGAAACATGCCATTCCTGATAAGACGCGTGATACGGCAAGACAGGTTGTAAAACGGGTAGTGGATGAACTGCTGAAAAAGCTGACACAACCTACATTACAAGCGATTACGGGTAGTTTGCACAGAAGTATCCGTAACAGAAGGCCCCGTCATAATGAGATCAACTGGCACGCGACGATCCTTAAAAATCTACAGCACTATCAACCGGAGTATAAAACGATTATTCCTGAAACGCGTATCGGTTATGGTCGTAGGACTACTTCACTGAAAGATGTAGTACTTTGTCTTGATCAGAGTGGATCGATGGGTTCTTCTGTCGTCTATTCCGGTATCTTCGGTTCTGTGATGGCTTCCATACCTGCGATAAAAACACGTATGGTGGTATTTGATACTGCTGTTGCTGATCTAACAGAAGAACTGAAAGATCCTGTTGATCTTTTATTTGGTGTACAACTAGGTGGCGGTACAGATATACAGGCGGCACTCTCCTATTGTCAGCAGATCATTACCCGTCCGGCAGATACTGTATTGGTACTGATCACTGATCTGTTTGAGGGAGGTAGTGACGACAAGATGCGTAAACGTGCAACTGAATTAACAGCAGCGGGCGTACAGGTCATCGTATTACTTGCTTTGAACGATGATGGTGCTCCGGCTTATGATCACGGTAATGCACAATTTCTGTCCAATCTGGGTATTCCGGTGTTTGCCTGTACGCCCGATAAATTTCCTGATCTGATGGCTGCTGCGTTGAGTAAACAGGAT